From Cucumis melo cultivar AY chromosome 3, USDA_Cmelo_AY_1.0, whole genome shotgun sequence:
CAAAACCATTGAACTTACCAAAAATCATTGTCATGAATtattaaacaaggtagtcaaaACATTAAACTAATAGAGTCAATGATGAAAACTCGTGGCTATAATTACTttgaaagttcaaaaattcACACTCAACTTTATAGTATGAAAACTCAATAGACAAATTTAGTTTGAGTTTTTTATTCAACCTCATTTCTTAGCAAaaaaaagtggaagaaaataaaaaaaagaaaagatatttatttaatttcatgcAGGCCATTACATTCCTCAACTAGCTGATGCAATACTGGACTATAACATTCACTCAAAGGGCTTCAAGTTCAATATCAAGGGAGTTGCTGTaagaaacacacacacacacacacacacaaaaagagaaaaaaaaaaaaaaaaaaaaaaggaaaaggaaagagaacACTCAAAAATCAAAACCCATCTCCTTGTTCCTTTCAATTCAATTTCTAATTTACTAGTAAATCAGTTTTGTAAATCAATTTTGTATTCAAGTGCTATTTCTCTTCATTGCTCCTACAGATTGGGAACCCATTACTTAATCTAGACAGAGATGCACAAGCAACCTACGAATTCTTTTGGTCTCACGGAATGATTTCTGATGAAGTTTGGCTTGCAATCACTAGAGATTGTGATTTTGATGACTATGTGTTGACCAATCCACACAATGTAACCAAATCTTGCAACGAAGCCATCGCTGATGCAAACGGCATTGTGGGCGAGTACATAAACAATTATGACGTTCTTTTGGATGTATGCTACCCCTCCATTGTTGAGCAAGAGCTGAGATTGAAGAAATTGGTtcgtatatatataaatcttattGGTAATTAAGGATTTGAATCTCAGACATTTTCATTTAACCAATTGAACTATATGGTGGAATgttttggtttggtttggtttggtttggttttgcAGGCAACTAAAATAAGCATGGGAGTTGATGTGTGCATGACTTATGAAAGGcgtttttatttcaatttacCCGAAGTTCAAAAGGCTCTTCATGCTAATCGTACTAATTTGCCATATGAATGGTCCATGTGTAGTGAGTAAGCCCacattctctctttttttttttttaagcttATGGTTCAgtctatttaattatttattctATGTCTTGACATTAATAAACTAGTGTCAGTGATCATATGacattataaaaataaatattggttGATTTgagatgatcattatacttccaaGAGGTATTGAATGGATGGAGGAATTTCACAATTGGAAAAAACAATATCGCATGTGCAACCAAATTTCTTTTGTAGAATCTCATTCTATAATGTCCTTGTTGttctttgttattatttttcctttttggacAAATATTTTCTTATCCTTGAATTTGATCTTCAAATTTTAAAGTGTTATATTTTTAACCTTTTGAGTTTGGGTTCATTTGGTCTATAGATTTCAAGATTCATACTTCTATTAAATTTTACGTTACATTTCTATAttctattgtttttgttttttattttaatttcctctaattatttaaaaataattaaattcattgtaatgaaattagtttttactaatttttttattgttaaaattaattttaaaaaatcatgtCATAATTGTTTTCAATTAATTAACTGTTATGTCATGCTAAAAATCATATACCATAAACGTTAATGGAAATTTAGATAAAAATGCAAATTATCAGAACTTAGACTCGATGAAATAAGCTTAAAACTAAATAGTAAGaatgtaacattttgaaacgataaatattaattaattaagagttaaaatataagaattaattttctttttagaacAAAGACATTCGAATCACTTATTGCAACACATTCGCATGTctattgatttttattttttttatttttttacattttgTATGTAACaacattatttaattaatagtAGACAAACTAGCTAGAATCATAATTCGAACTTCTAACAACTTTTACTCCAAAATTTATCAACTAAATTAGTAATTTAATTAACGTTGTGTTTCATTACCAATATCCATTTTATAATATGTATAAACATCCTaaacttttctttagttatacCATAAACAGAATCTAAATCTCTATTCCTTGTATACATTTGAGCAGCACATTAGATTACAATTACAATGATACAAACATCAACATGCTTCCTTTACTACAGAGAATAGTCCAAAACCACATCCCACTTTGGATCTTCAGGTACACATTTATTTTCATCAAATTACTATTTCCAAACTTTGAATATTGAAAATAGTGAATGAAAGGACTGAATAATGAATGTACACAAACAAACAGCGGCGATGAGGACTCAGTGGTGCCATTGTTGGGGTCTAGGACACTGGTCCGAGAGTTGGCTCTTGACCTTAAACTCAAGGTCACAGTACCCTATGGAGCTTGGTTTCACAAGGGCCAAGTTGGTGGCTGGGCTATCGAGTACGGCAACACACTGACCTTCGCAACAGTGCGGGGGGCGTCTCATATGGTACCCTTCGCCCAACCCTCTAGAGCTCTGCATttgttctcttcatttgtaagAGGGAGGAGGCTCCCCAATTCTACTCGTCCTTCCATTGATGATTAAACAAAGAAACAAAGTAATATATTTGATTGTGTTTTGTTCCGTTTTGTCTTCCTcctttcttattattattaataatatttcaAAGAGTAGAATGCAATGCAAGGTTTTCACCACTCATTTATAAATTTTAGAGAAAATTAGAGGACATAGCTTTTTATACACACTTTGGGTTGTATCAGTATGATTGAGGTTTATTGtattgaaataaaaagaaaatatatgctTGTTGAGAAGAGAAACCAAGGTTGAGAAGCAAAAACAAAAGATGTTTTTAATGCACACAATCATTACACTTAGCATGGAAGTTAAGTCATTTTTTTTCACTCTGTGTGTTGTATAAAAACGTATCCCATATTTTACcaacttcttcatcttcatgtGCTTTCTTTGGTAAAAGAGAGTTTTGAGATAATAATCCCAATGGCTTCTATCAATAATAGTGAATACTATTACCCTTGGTTTCCTCATCCTTTTCAGCCACCACCACACTACCCAACTGCTCCACCATCCCCTCCCCTCTTTCCACCACACAGCCCAATTTCTCCCCCGCCACGTAAGCCAAGTACGCCTCCACCACCACCGCCACCGCCACGCAAGCCAATTGTGCCTCCTCCTCCACCTCAAAAGCCGACTGCTCCCCCGCCTCCACGCAAGCCAATTGTGCCTCCGCCGCCACCTCAAAAGCCAGCTGCTCCCCCGCCTCCACGCAAGCCAATTGTGCCTCCGCCGCCACCTCAAAAGCCAACTGCTCCCCCGCCCCCACGCAAGCCAATTGGGCCTCCTCCGCCCCCTCAGAGGCCAACGGCTCCTCCCCCACCGCGTAAGCCTATTGCGCCTCCCCCACCCAAAAAGCCACTTGCTCCTCCACCACCACGCAAGCCCATTGCGCCTCCACCACCCAAAAAACCAAATGCTCCTCCTCCGCCACCAAAAAAACCAGTTGCTCCTCCACCACCCAAAAAACCAAATGCTCCTCCACCGCCACCAAAAAAACCAGTGGCTCCTCCACCACCACGTAAACCAATCACACCTCCACCACCGCACAAGCCAATCGCTCCTCCGCCACCCTACAAGCCAATATCTCCCCCATCTCCAATGCTTCCGCCGCCACCGCCTCCTCCTCCTCACCACCACCCGACGGTAATCATCGTAGTATTTGTGTCATTAGGTGGGCTTTGCCTGCTTGGATTCATGGCAGCTGCACTCTTCTGTTTcgttaaaaagagaaaagagaaaagcgTGGAAGAAACAGAGATCATCCACATTGACGAACACAGGAAGATCAAAGAAGCCATAGTTGAAGGACCTCATGGATCATGCCAAACTGTGGTGCTATCAGTTGAAGATGACATCCATGTTAATGAAGAAATCATAAGGTGTGAGAAGATTGGGGAAAAAAGGACGTTGCACAGTACAAATGAAGCAGGAGATCCAAGCACCATAGAAGATCAGCCACAGCCACCAATACCATCTTTCACTCATCAAAAGCATTCATAAGCACAAAAGTTTATCATTTTGAACAGACCAACAAAGAACAGTTTAATAAGACATAAACAACATACAAACGAAACAATACATATTATGATTGTTTTCCAttgatgaaaaataaaaataaaaataaaaaattgaattcattttttattcttcattttccaGAAAATGTCTGTGGTTTGTTTTAATTCCCAAGTTGAATTGTCGTATTGAATTCTCATGAAATGGATGAAAGTTAATTGAAACAAAATGAGccaattaaatttattgaaaaatataattattatgtaaAAGTATATAATGATTTTTAAGCTACTACATGTATCTGACGCCAAAATCCCatttttatcttaatttttaaaatattacacaTTTACTTTCCTTTCTGAGTTAAAGTTCCTATCTAGTCAAGTTTTAAAAAGTCACATTTTGATCTATgagtttaattattattaatgttcttATTATTTACCCAATAAACTTCAAGATTATACACTTACCCTTTAGTTTTTAGTGCTGTTTATGTATTGCTATTtgtgttatttttattttattaattatagtGAATCTAACACAAAATATAAATGTTAACAAAATGGTTGTAATTACATGATGATTAATAAATATAATCACATCAAATCAAACAATAATAGTAGAGATTGTGAGAAAACAGAGATCAGTAACTAAGTTTGGTCTAATAGACTTATCTTCAGAAAACTGTTTGCTCAATGGAAAGAAGTTTCACTATATAAATAATTTagcaaatataatatttatttgagAGACTTTCACCTGAATGATATTCATATAAAGGTCTACTCCATAGTTTCAATTAAGGATTTTTCTAAGTTTAAGATCTTCTCACTTTCACAATTATACTTCTTTAAGCTTTGTACGTAGACTCCTTCTAAGCGTGAGATTCTCTCACTACAATATATTTAGAATTTATCTAAGAGTAAAATCTTCTCACTATAATGGTTATATGGATAATATCATCAAAGAAgttagaaaatataaaaacctAGTATGTCGAATATAATCTGAGCTCAACGAATTCAAGTTGTCTTCTTCTTAAGACAATTTTACTTTCTTTTGTGTCTGAGTTTCATGAGTAATTGTCTTCAAAGATAGAACATATTAATTTTCTCATCCATAAGAACCAACAAACTATATTTTGTGAAAATAAACTGAATTTGAATAAAGGCTACAAGGGAGAAATGTCTGCAAGAGAAAATTATTATAGAAAAAAGTTCTcaaaagcaattggaagaaaaatgtgtatttaTAGACTATTCGTGGTCATTTAAATAGTCGCATCTAttcttcactttttttttttttgaaaaaacatgTTTATTCATGAAACAATGCAACTCTATACAAATGGTAAGTTGACAATTTCagataaaaagaaacaaaaatgttAGATATTTCCTAATGAAAATTTGCATTGGGATAAGTAGTAAACATTTTAAACTTTCCCTATTGAACATCAATCGAGTTTGTTTAGCTAATTAGTGAACTCGATGCCTTGAACTATTAGTGGTTCTAGAGTAAACTAAGACCAATTGAAGTCACACAGTTTCTCATCGTGACAAAGTATGTTTTCATAATTATGTTTATTTTGGCCTTGAATGTTGTTGAGTCTCACTAAGTGTTTTAGAGAATTCGCCAAAAAAAATTCATAGAAGTGGCCCCTTCATACTCTCATAAAAGTGGCCCCTTCATAAAAAGCATCATACATACATGTACTTTCCATAAATAATTATTCAACCTCTTATAGAAATCATCAAAAGCATAATACTTACCCTAAAACCACATTTGCTCTATCTCATTATCCTTGGGATgggtaaaaaaaattaaacaatacaCAATGCTCACTAAGTTATCCAAAGGTCCGTTTTTCCATTGAACCTAGACCTTGGGATCTCCAATCAACTAGGTTAAGTTACCTCGTTGATTAACTTTTAACATTAAAGGTTTTAATCCCATTCTCTTTCTTGATGATTTCTTTCAACTAGCTCTGTAGTCAGATCTTTTACAACAAATCGACAATATATTATCTTTGACTTTATTGAGTCAATCGTGATAATTCCATTAGAAAGTAGTTGATCGATTGTATTAAGTTTTTGTCATATATGTCAAATACTTTTTTATCATTCACTAAAGATCGATGCTTACAATTCAAACATATTtcaatatcttttaaaattgttatCCGGATTATTAATTGGAATAGTCGCTTTCCTCAAGCACCCCAACATAAATTTTTTGGAGAAGGTTTAACCTttccataatttacaagaaatTTATTGAGAATTCTCCTATATCAAAACATATAGGAGAATTCTcataaatatagtaaatttcGTATATTTCCTATGTTTTCATATAGGAGAATtcaaaaaatatcataaatttttAAACCATAAACTTCATTAATTGTTATGGTCTCTCTTCTATcctatatatattattttgcactaatgatttctataattttttatttctttttttgccAAATCCACCAACGACATAATCATTATATAGTGTATGTTATCTGGTCTATTTTGGTGTGACTCTTGCATACATATTTTGCATATGTTTTATGCCTCCAGTGCAAGCAACTTTGCTTTGTTGGTTTCTCCTTCAATATTGCAATAGCATGATTTTTCAATGTTTgcccaaaacaaaaaaaaaaacatttcttATGGCCATCAATTGAAATCATGATTACCATTAAATTTCTCATAAACTTCTCCATGATTTCCACCAACAATATGTGGTACAACAATTTGAAATAGTTGATGACATTTATGTGAGACCGATTACCAAATATTTgtgaaacaaaataaataactttACCAAACAAGCAACCATGTAAAATCAAGTAACCAACCAATAAAATAATACCACAATTTACTAATAATCTAAactaaccaacaaaaatttcaGAACAAAGAAGAAGATTAATTAGCATTCTTTGTTATTATTAAAAACATATACAGTGAAATGAATCTTTTTCACAGCTTAATAAAGTCGTTTAGATTCTAACACTGAAAACACAAAATAAACTCAAGAACATCGCAAGTTCATCATCCTACACCCGGTACAAAATGTATATATTAATCAAAAACTAGTTTTGGATGTGAATCCTATAACTTGGCATAGCACCAGAATCAATATTGGATGAGATTCATCGTATGGCAAAACATATTAATAAAATTGTCTTAAAATTGTTATATTGATATTGTAATTTTACTGACCATAGTTTCGAAGTTTCCTAAGTAATTGTCTGCCAGAATAAaattattggatgaaaaatttgtaaGGAATTATGAAACGTTTTAGCGtttattacaaattaattttttgaccgttaaacgttacaaaattaattttttctaCCGTTAaatgttacaaaattaatttttttgccGTTAAACGTTacgaaattaattttttgaccgttTGACCGTTAAAAATTATATTGACcgtttacaaaattaatttgtgACCGTTGTGAATATGACCGTTGGTAATCTGCCCACACTATAAATAGATCCCTCACTCTCATTCTCAAAAACACACAACAAAACATTCTTCTCGTTTCTTACAAAGTTTTTCGAGCTGTGTTCTTTTTTGAGTGTTTTGGTTCCAATTAGTTTCTGTGCAAAACTAATTGACGAAAAAGGGTTGTTTTATCCTGGGGATGACGAGGCATAATTCTGTTTGCACGATTCAGAGCAAAGCcacgaaacgtcttaaagagagcgtgttcCACGACTCAGCCTTTCACTAATTCAGTCTCTATTCCTTTTAACAATTCGTTCAGTTGCTACCTCATTTCTTTCGCCACTATTTGTCAAATTTGGACGATTTTTTGCATTGAAgaccgaagtgcaacaacaattttaaaacGTTCTTCTATGTTGTGATAGTCGGACAATTCCAATCTAATTTGATGTCTTCCGATCTCAATCGTCCATTTTGATTTAAAGGAGCACATTTCAAAAGGTGGAAACAAAAGATGTCATTTTTCCTCACGCTGAAGAAGGTGGCCACTGCTTGTACTACTGAAAAGCCGAAGGTTTCAGAAAAAAAATCCTACAGAAGAACAACTAAAGAACCTCGCCACCTGGATAAAAACTGACTTCATCTGTAAGAACCTAATTCTTAATGGTCCTACTGATGAACTATATGATTATTAGAGTACCATGACTACTGTAAAAGAAGTGTGGGACACGCTACAAAAGAAGTACGATACTGAGAAAGCGGGGTCAAAGAAGTACGCTGTAAGCAGATACTTGAGATATCAAATGACTGATGAGAAATTCGTGGAGGCACAGTCACATGAAATCCAGAAAATAGCCCACGAGATTATCAGTGAAGGTATGTCACTCGATGATCAATTTCaagttgttgttattattgataaattacCTCCACTGTGGAAGGATTTCAAGAACACCCTAAGGCACAAAACCAAGAAGTTCTCACTGAAAAGTCTAATCATGAGGCTAAGGATAGAGGAGGAAGCAAGGAAgcatgataaaaaagaagaggtgaACGCTATCCCCAGAAAGAAGCCAACTACAATTCTGAAATCGGACCTGAAACCGAAAGGAAACAAGATGAAATGAGGatccaacaaacaaaacaactcacttgtaacgccccaaaaatttagataatttattggacttattttgaatccatctaatgagaattatttgatttaggtgggaattgaaattaattaaatttttcttggatgaatatttaattaattagaggttttggcatgtggtgttgttgagttttattaaatggtaggttaagaggattaagtaaagttgtggatttttagtgttgttgaagttgaatttaattaaataattatggacgttatttaattaaaccgtagggtggaaagtttgttggagatttgataattatatgtatacgtggaaatatatatataattattatgttaaaggaaaagataattatatttgttgaaatataattatttaaggaaaagatagttgtattttggagaaaggatatttattaaaggagaaaaagtaaaataatcatattttgggaaaatataattatttgtaaaaggataattaattactttggagaagataaataataattaattattgtggaagataattaattattttggagaaagataaataataattaattattgtagaagataattaattatttttggagaagataaataataattaattattgtggaagataattaattattttggaagaaaggtaaataataattaattattgtggatgataattaattattctgcagaaagataaatattgattctagagtaaagttgttatggttgggttaagataattcatgttggaagttataagtgatttattggaaaagatttgattgattaaaagaattgaagacttaagttaatttgagattttggagggaaaagttggttttggtggaattggatttaattgagtatatatatatggatatatatatatatatatatatatatatatatatatttaattaataatttggaaaaagtgaagttaattatatgttggaatataattatatttgtttggaaaagaagataatccataaggagagagatggttgatttgattggacgaaaaagatatatatttatttataagagagaataatggtttaaataaatatatatttattgtagattttggtgagagaaaaataataataataat
This genomic window contains:
- the LOC103485737 gene encoding serine carboxypeptidase-like 42 isoform X1, producing MLSKQSLIPPFKCGLKSFLTTLMRLFGLMDRGRTTLGAIWGWLFVAFWVATDGFPAEDLVERLPGQPTVGFRQFAGYVDVDVNAGRSLFYYFAEAQQDPHLLPLTLWLNGGPGCSSVGGGAFTELGPFYPKGDGRGLRRNSMSWNKASNLLFVESPAGVGWSYSNRTSDYTCGDDSTARDMLTFMLKWYDKFPAFKDRSFFLTGESYAGHYIPQLADAILDYNIHSKGFKFNIKGVAIGNPLLNLDRDAQATYEFFWSHGMISDEVWLAITRDCDFDDYVLTNPHNVTKSCNEAIADANGIVGEYINNYDVLLDVCYPSIVEQELRLKKLATKISMGVDVCMTYERRFYFNLPEVQKALHANRTNLPYEWSMCSDSTLDYNYNDTNINMLPLLQRIVQNHIPLWIFSGDEDSVVPLLGSRTLVRELALDLKLKVTVPYGAWFHKGQVGGWAIEYGNTLTFATVRGASHMVPFAQPSRALHLFSSFVRGRRLPNSTRPSIDD
- the LOC103485737 gene encoding serine carboxypeptidase-like 42 isoform X2, whose product is MLSKQSLIPPFKCGLKSFLTTLMRLFGLMDRGRTTLGAIWGWLFVAFWVATDGFPAEDLVERLPGQPTVGFRQFAGYVDVDVNAGRSLFYYFAEAQQDPHLLPLTLWLNGGPGCSSVGGGAFTELGPFYPKGDGRGLRRNSMSWNKASNLLFVESPAGVGWSYSNRTSDYTCGDDSTARDMLTFMLKWYDKFPAFKDRSFFLTGESYAGHYIPQLADAILDYNIHSKGFKFNIKGVAIGNPLLNLDRDAQATYEFFWSHGMISDEVWLAITRDCDFDDYVLTNPHNVTKSCNEAIADANGIVGEYINNYDVLLDVCYPSIVEQELRLKKLATKISMGVDVCMTYERRFYFNLPEVQKALHANRTNLPYEWSMCSDTLDYNYNDTNINMLPLLQRIVQNHIPLWIFSGDEDSVVPLLGSRTLVRELALDLKLKVTVPYGAWFHKGQVGGWAIEYGNTLTFATVRGASHMVPFAQPSRALHLFSSFVRGRRLPNSTRPSIDD
- the LOC103503244 gene encoding protein TRACHEARY ELEMENT DIFFERENTIATION-RELATED 7A-like; the protein is MASINNSEYYYPWFPHPFQPPPHYPTAPPSPPLFPPHSPISPPPRKPSTPPPPPPPPRKPIVPPPPPQKPTAPPPPRKPIVPPPPPQKPAAPPPPRKPIVPPPPPQKPTAPPPPRKPIGPPPPPQRPTAPPPPRKPIAPPPPKKPLAPPPPRKPIAPPPPKKPNAPPPPPKKPVAPPPPKKPNAPPPPPKKPVAPPPPRKPITPPPPHKPIAPPPPYKPISPPSPMLPPPPPPPPHHHPTVIIVVFVSLGGLCLLGFMAAALFCFVKKRKEKSVEETEIIHIDEHRKIKEAIVEGPHGSCQTVVLSVEDDIHVNEEIIRCEKIGEKRTLHSTNEAGDPSTIEDQPQPPIPSFTHQKHS